A genome region from Hevea brasiliensis isolate MT/VB/25A 57/8 chromosome 9, ASM3005281v1, whole genome shotgun sequence includes the following:
- the LOC131183141 gene encoding protein LIGHT-DEPENDENT SHORT HYPOCOTYLS 10-like, protein MSGERGKDLAQGSNEDHLQSSPGAAASPSRYESQKRRDWNTFGQYLKNQRPPVALSQCNCNHVLEFLRYLDQFGKTKVHLQGCMFYGQPEPPAPCTCPLRQAWGSLDALIGRLRAAYEENGGPPETNPFASSAIRVYLREVRDCQAKARGIPYKKKKKKPSSKGDDESSSAMHF, encoded by the coding sequence ATGTCGGGTGAAAGAGGAAAAGATTTAGCACAAGGATCCAATGAAGACCATCTACAGTCTTCTCCTGGTGCTGCTGCTTCTCCAAGCCGTTATGAATCTCAGAAAAGAAGAGATTGGAACACTTTTGGTCAGTACTTGAAGAATCAGAGGCCTCCAGTAGCTCTTTCTCAGTGCAATTGCAACCATGTTCTTGAATTCCTGAGATATCTAGATCAGTTTGGCAAGACTAAGGTTCATCTTCAAGGTTGCATGTTTTATGGGCAGCCTGAGCCTCCTGCTCCATGTACCTGCCCTCTCAGGCAGGCTTGGGGAAGCCTTGATGCCCTCATCGGTAGGCTACGAGCTGcttatgaagaaaatggaggtccTCCTGAGACTAACCCTTTTGCCAGTAGTGCTATTCGCGTGTATCTAAGGGAGGTTAGGGACTGTCAGGCTAAGGCAAGAGGTATTCcatacaagaagaagaagaagaagcccaGTAGCAAAGGAGATGATGAATCAAGCTCCGCCATGCACTTCTAG